One window of the Lysobacter sp. S4-A87 genome contains the following:
- the ppk2 gene encoding polyphosphate kinase 2 — protein MKTDKHDQAPAETEKMTRKAYEAELEKLHVELVKLQMWLVAKKKKVCVVFEGRDTAGKGGTIKAITERVSPRVFRVVALPAPTDREKSQMYFQRYMRHLPAAGEFVIFDRSWYNRAGVERVMEFTSEANVRKFLRTTPLVEAAIVQSGIILLKYWLEVSDEEQTRRLKERATDGRKLWKLTPMDLKSYGRWYDYSRARDDMFAATDSPQAPWYVARTDDKRRGRLNIIRHMLDKIPYEELPREKFSLPKRQKRGDYVESDYPFKFIKEQY, from the coding sequence ATGAAAACCGACAAACACGACCAGGCGCCTGCCGAAACGGAAAAGATGACGCGAAAGGCGTACGAGGCGGAGCTCGAGAAACTGCATGTCGAGCTGGTCAAGCTGCAGATGTGGCTGGTCGCAAAGAAGAAGAAGGTCTGCGTCGTGTTCGAAGGGCGCGACACCGCCGGCAAGGGCGGCACGATCAAGGCGATCACCGAGCGGGTCAGCCCGCGCGTGTTCCGCGTGGTGGCCCTGCCGGCACCAACGGACCGCGAGAAGAGCCAGATGTACTTCCAGCGCTACATGCGCCATCTGCCGGCGGCAGGCGAGTTCGTGATCTTCGATCGCAGCTGGTACAACCGCGCCGGCGTGGAACGGGTGATGGAGTTCACCTCTGAAGCCAATGTGCGCAAGTTCCTGCGGACCACACCGCTGGTGGAAGCGGCGATCGTGCAGTCGGGAATCATCCTGCTCAAGTACTGGCTGGAAGTCAGCGACGAGGAGCAGACCCGGCGCCTCAAGGAACGCGCCACCGACGGACGCAAGCTGTGGAAGCTCACGCCGATGGACCTCAAGTCGTATGGGCGCTGGTACGACTATTCGCGCGCACGCGACGACATGTTCGCCGCCACCGACTCGCCGCAGGCGCCGTGGTATGTGGCCCGTACCGACGACAAGCGCCGCGGGCGCCTCAACATCATTCGCCATATGCTCGACAAGATTCCATACGAAGAGCTGCCCCGCGAGAAGTTCAGCCTGCCCA